A part of Gambusia affinis linkage group LG19, SWU_Gaff_1.0, whole genome shotgun sequence genomic DNA contains:
- the si:ch211-195b15.8 gene encoding uncharacterized protein si:ch211-195b15.8 — translation MSSSFRSRTESEEPVSRQLLQTVSAFISLQTQRRLLLLQEEDAPHTMVWSRDAEAERPQLSVILPRLYLGAERDVTQDRLASLGISYVLSVSRCSPQPSFLPRSRFLRIPIDDSLWDDLLPWIPQALSFIDSAMSSGASVLVHCAAGISRSPALAVAYIMYSLEMDLDHAYRFVKERRPSISPNFNFLGQLQHFQNILNQKASRCDMTRQQQENQQPSTEDRGTGLMHSQNRNHCVHTATEDSIIQTRKLLLDDCDNKRGPWTFDLTACQNQQCNQKRCNTPASSLCESREPPPKCRQLQFPTGCTSLVEKRKSLTLSLTPLGFCPPSSASSRPQSVAKATPVHGDPHPERSPHLSGYSRAEEKERGLLSPFGITLNKLLDWGERVLLGLIHPVKMGQPALPYRC, via the exons ATGAGCTCATCGTTTAGAAGCAGAACAGAGTCAGAGGAGCCAGTTTCTAGGCAGCTGCTGCAGACTGTGAGTGCGTTCATCAGCCTGCAAACACAGAGGAGGCTTCTGCTACTGCAAGAGGAAGACGCGCCACACACA ATGGTCTGGTCCCGAGACGCAGAGGCAGAGCGACCCCAGCTGTCCGTCATCCTCCCGCGGCTCTACCTCGGAGCGGAGCGCGACGTGACGCAG gATCGACTGGCCTCTCTGGGTATTTCCTATGTGCTGAGTGTGAGCCGATGCAGCCCACAGCCGTCTTTCCTGCCTCGCTCCAGATTCCTGCGCATTCCCATCGATGACTCCCTGTGGGACGACCTGCTGCCCTGGATCCCCCAGGCTCTCAGCTTCATAG ATTCAGCCATGTCCTCTGGGGCCTCGGTGTTGGTGCACTGTGCTGCAGGAATCTCCCGCTCCCCTGCTCTGGCTGTGGCCTACATCATGTACAGCCTGGAAATGGACCTGGACCACGCCTACAG GTTTGTGAAAGAGCGTCGGCCGTCCATTTCCCCAAACTTCAACTTCCTGGGTCAGTTGCAGCACTTCCAAAACATCCTGAACCAGAAGGCGTCCAGATGTGATATGAccaggcagcagcaggagaatCAGCAGCCATCCACAGAGGACAGAGGGACTGGATTAATGCATAGTCAGAACAGGAACCACTGCGTCCACACCGCCACAGAAGACTCAATAATTCAGACAAGAAAATTGCTCTTAGACGACTGCGATAACAAGCGAGGACCTTGGACCTTTGACCTGACAGCATGTCAAAACCAACAATGCAACCAAAAGCGATGCAACACTCCTGCATCAAGCCTCTGTGAGTCCAGAGAACCTCCACCAAAGTGCAGACAACTACAATTCCCAACAGGTTGTACTTCTCTCGTGGAGAAGCGTAAAAGCCTCACGCTCTCATTGACACCCTTGGGATTCTGCCCGCCCTCGTCGGCGAGCAGCCGCCCACAATCAGTAGCGAAAGCGACCCCGGTCCATGGCGACCCCCATCCAGAGCGGAGTCCCCATCTCAGTGGGTACAGCCGAGCTGAAGAGAAGGAACGAGGCCTGTTATCGCCATTCGGCATCACTCTGAACAAGCTGTTGGACTGGGGGGAGAGAGTGCTGCTGGGGTTGATCCACCCGGTGAAGATGGGACAGCCTGCGCTGCCCTATAGGTGCTGA